The nucleotide window ACGGACAATCCCCTCTGAAGTCAAAAATCCAACTACTAAATCTTCTAAATACTCTGGTGTACAAACAATCGTCACAAGTTCGATATCATTTACATAAATTGTTAATGGATATTCTGTCGCAACAGTGGATTCTATTTCTTTAAAAACACCTGACTCAAACTGGCGAATTTTTTGTTGCGCAATAAACTCCATGTTGGCGCTCTCCCTTCTAAAGAGCAGCAGCGACCCCGTTAAAAAAGAGTATCGCTGCTCCTGATTTTATTTTAATGTTTGACCAATTTCTTTTAAAAATGTCATACCATAGCGCAGTGCTCGGTTGACGTCTGGATCTTTGAGCGACTTCATCATCGCAAGCATCCCCATGATTTCTTCTTTTTTCGCACTTTCTTCTGCTTTTTCGGCAGCATTTTTCAAGTTAGTTAGCATTTGCTCAGTTTGTTCTGGCTTCGCGCCCGTTAAAAGCTTACTAGAAATCATCATATTATTAATCGCATTAGTCACCTGCTCTTTACGCCATTCGT belongs to Listeria ivanovii subsp. ivanovii and includes:
- a CDS encoding DUF1641 domain-containing protein; the protein is MAEPISTIRDTKKTPEEIEQERLAQIKANIVEEDSGFVEMVETVKLLQESGALEALNSAIKARGDITKTFLNEWRKEQVTNAINNMMISSKLLTGAKPEQTEQMLTNLKNAAEKAEESAKKEEIMGMLAMMKSLKDPDVNRALRYGMTFLKEIGQTLK